The genome window AAGGCGACCGACAAGACCTGCCCTATGTAGCGGACTACAAGGCCTATATCAAAGAATTTATGGATCAGAGTTCCCCAGATGAAGTCTTATTTGTCACAGGATCCTTGTATTTTATTGCGGAAGTAAGGGCATTTTTATTAGAGGGGTAAACAATTGACCTAAAGACTTTCTTGGCGTATACTGGTGGTAGATAGTATACGGTTATGGCGAAAGGAGCCGATCTTAATGAAAAAAATCATGTCTATAATGACCTTGGCAGCAGCCCTTTTCCTGACTGCTTGTAGCCAGCAAGAAAAAGCGCCAAAAGCCTCAAGTAGCGCTAGCTCACATTCATCTGAGACAGTGGCTTCGACCAGTGAAAAGTCAGAGCAAGGGGTGTCCATAGATGGAAGCTATCGAGGACAGGACGAGGAAAATACGATTCTCTTAGTTGTGACGGGGCGAAAAGGCACGTTTACGGTACAAGATGCTGATGGAGAAGAAGAGACCAAAGAGGTCAGCATTGATCCGGTCAATCAATCCATGCGTATCGGGGATGAGCCTTATCGCTATCGGATCGAAGGAGATCAGTTGTCGCTAGAAGACCTAGAGCAAGCAGAGGATGATCAAGGGATTATCGTTTTGACCAAGCAATAAGGGACGAAACAAGAGAGAGTGGGACAGAAATCGGTAATTCGTTAGAATTCGATTTCGTCGTCCCACCTCCGCACAGTTGAGTAGGGCTGTAAAAGCTGATGAAATCAGCGTAGTAGAGCCCACTCAACCACTGCGTCTTGCTCGACAATCCAAAAATAATTGAGAGGCTAGGACTTCTGTCCCACTCTCTTTTTGTTTGTCTAGAAGGGGTTTGGTTGGTCGTTGCATCGGGTAAAAAGAATTGGTATACTAGTAGAAAGAAAAAAGGAGGATGCTGTGACCTTTCGAAAATTACGTCTATTAATGACCAAATATGGATTTAGTATTTTGTTTATGGGCTTTGAACTTTGGGCAT of Streptococcus sp. S5 contains these proteins:
- a CDS encoding SP_0198 family lipoprotein codes for the protein MKKIMSIMTLAAALFLTACSQQEKAPKASSSASSHSSETVASTSEKSEQGVSIDGSYRGQDEENTILLVVTGRKGTFTVQDADGEEETKEVSIDPVNQSMRIGDEPYRYRIEGDQLSLEDLEQAEDDQGIIVLTKQ